The sequence CCAACGTCAAGTGACTGGAAAAACATAATATCGGCTGACAATTTCATAAGGTAgcaaaagtgcatttgataagattTTGGCTTTCAGTTCAGAATTCAGTTCCAAATTTGAAAATTGTgatgtatttgtaaataaaacaaaccatctttgtgttatgttgtggtatacctatgagatatttgagctgttcaaaagcaacaaaaaaaatgcttgaaatgtatgttttcacaaaatattttttagtcaggaactggtattttcctgaaacttacttatgttctactgctatttactaaagaatggaaaaaagccgaaacaaacttttttcttcaGATGAAAGACGTGAGTCTAGTCTTTGTGCCATCAAAGATcagaaggggttgtcttttgaaaaatgtctgggattgaatgagttaatatacataattattaaatacaattttgggCGTGGGGTGTGCTTTATTTTAACACCAACCACAACATTCTGAGATCCGATGCATGAGATGCAGGGTTACcttttactacatttttttttttaaatgcgaaATTTTCTCAGTACTTGGACactgaaatattttcaaatataagacaataaTAATTAGGATCACACCATTATGAGATATAATACATCAGATTTACAAAAACACCCCACATTTTGTaccacaaacacaaatattgtattttccggactataagtcacactttttttttcatagattggctgttcctgcgacttacactccagagcgacttataaatgaaaatactatttatgttacataaatactggacaccttttctgttcatgtttattttttgtgtgactgaataaccattgtgctagcatatcttacacctattcaccctgttctttattcttttattgttagaacctgcctaccaagaggacgtaatgtctgttttggtcaagtagtttggaaaataaattacccacaaaaaatatgacttgtgtgacttatactccggagcgacttatagtccagaaaatacggtatatataataattcgtATATCGGTTTCGGTGTCAGCTGATATCAGTGTTGGAAATTGAGATTTGgataatattgtttttcagcaaaaaagccaatatcggacatccctaattagaataatttaatatatttaatcagCTTATCCTCGGGTcgtggttatgctggagcctatcccagctgtcttcgggcgagaggcggggtacaccctggactggtcgccagccaatcacagggcacatatagacaaacaaccattcacactcacattcatacctatggacaatttggagtcaccaattaacctagcatgtttttggaatgtgggaggaaaccggagtacccggagaaaacccacgcatgcacggggagaacatgcaaactccacacagagatggcagaggatggaatttaactcgggtctcctagctgtgaggcctgcgcgctaaccactcgatcaccgtgcagcctcagcTAACTCAGGTATCATAAATATTTCTATTTGACACTACGTGTTGGCACCTCTTGTTATCAGCAAATCCCATCATGGCCAGGTCCTGAAGGTTCTGGAGTGACGTCATGGCTGGTTCTGCATGGGGCAAGGCTGCACTCCCAAGCACATCCAAAGGTGGGGCCTGTGTAGCCAATGAGAAGTctttacatgcaaaacaatgtgTGTTTGAAGATTTTTTACCTGCAAGGAGCTCCACTGATTGGACGCTTCATTGAGCTGTGGTTTGGATTGGCTGCTCAGAGAGTGGGGAGGGTCATCACTGAGTCCTGCAAGACGTATGTACGCCTGTTAGGGTGTTACTGTGAGTATTGTTTACATTGAGGACGTACCTACCTAGAGACAGCAGCTCATTATCAAGAAGTGAGAGCGCCTTAGACGGGGTGGTCTCCAGCAGGGGGTGACTCGGGCTGCCGCCCAGCGAGCTCAGCTTTGGAGGAGGGGGCAGAGCAGGGATGGAGGGGTCTGACAAATGATCTGCGAGAGGAATGGAGCCCATTGGTGGAGGAGGGGGAGCGGGTTGAGGAGGGCTGGGAGTGTCGGGGCCAGCCAGGTCGATCAGGGTGTCGGTTGTTTCTGTGGaatatgcacaaaaaaaagacacaaagatgACGCATTTGCTAAAAATCTATCGTGGTTATGTTCGACAAATATCTGACCGCTCTGGTCGTGGCCGCCGCGAGCCTCCTCGCTGTCGCCGTTGATAGGCAGCCCCTCCACTACCTTCTTGTAGGAGTTGATGACCCTGGAGAGGTCATCACTAGCCTGCAGGATGTCACCTGaataaacaaagcaaacacacaaaagactGCAGCAATTAtcataactggcaggaggagcgcTTGTATTCATTGCATGACACGTTGACATgagctcattaaaaaaaacaaaaaaattaacaaaccTAAACTGGTGTCGTTGTCCTCAGCCTCGGTGGCCATTTTAAAAGCAGCCCGCCTCAGCTTGTCACAGCGTTCGTAGAGTTCCTACAGCAGGAAAGGAAAAAgcttgaaaaagtgttttaaacgccattttatgtttgttttgcacAAACCTTAATAATCTCCTTGTCGGATTCAGACGAGGTGTTTTTATCGTAATGGGAGAGCATCTCGGAGAGCAGCTTGACATTGATGTTCACCTCCTCCAGTGTGTTGACACGCTTTGTCACCTTCTGCACCCGTACATCATCCTggcaaaaacattttattacagTACCAGTCAAGAGGTTAACTCACTCAGAGACGCCGTATTTAATGTCTTACCTCTTTAACCATATTTTTAATCAACCTGTTGGCCTCTTGGAGGTCTTCTGGATTTTTGCTGCGGAGAAGCTCAGCAAGAAgctatgcaaacacacacattagacGTTAAAAGGAACAATGTTTACATATTGTATGTTGGAGAACTGGTTCTacacggcaaaaaaaaagctacactTCCATCCTTCCAACTGCATTTCGATAACGTTAAAAAGCTGATATCCTCACCTTCCCCATGTCCTCGTTGTCAAATACTGGGTGTTTGGGCCGTGCAGGAGGAGAGGGTATCAAAGTCCGGTCTAGAGGTAACTCTGGGTCACGTGCCACCAGCCCTTTTGAGAACAGTGTTGTCAAGTTATTGATAAAAATGAAAGACAAACCGCAGACACAAACCTTGTCTTCTTAGCGTCTCGTAGGCTTCGTTGATCTTGGGCTCATTGGGGAAAGCAACAGTCCAGCTGTACAGCATCTCGACAATCTTTGTCTTCACCTTCTCCGGAGCACTGTCGCCCATGTACTGGAAATCAACAACATGCATTCAGACATATAAACTAATATAATGACTATTAtatgttatactgttatataagCTCTAATATGAAACAGTTCAATTCAGCATGGTCTCACAGCCTTAACTGTTACaacttaatattaaataaatatatatatatatatatataatattaaagatGTGCGCTGTACTCACATTATTTAGCTAtatcaacaacaacataaacctAGCAAGGGcagaacattccaaaaaacatccTTTTGATAATAGGAACCGATACATatcactacagtaaacctcggatatatcggaaattcgctcacaacggacagataaaaaagaaccgatttttctgtaatgcatttccaataaaaattcattgcatatatcagattttttataacggatttcgcctatttcggacaaaatctccagtcccgttccaatgcatttccattaaatttccctcgcatatatcggatggccgcatcgttatgctaatcttgttgatgtcactggctattgtctttctcctggctccagatttaggacaaatataaaagtgagtgacgtcaataatactagcacagcagtgaatgagatcttaacctcactattggaaataacgtaggcctgacgggcgtaacaggg comes from Doryrhamphus excisus isolate RoL2022-K1 chromosome 15, RoL_Dexc_1.0, whole genome shotgun sequence and encodes:
- the gga3b gene encoding ADP-ribosylation factor-binding protein GGA3, whose product is MAYQEGETLESWLNRATHQCNRQEDWEYIMGFCDQINKELEGPQIAIPLLVHKIHSPQEWEALQALTVLEACMKNCGRRFHNEVGKYRFLNELIKVVSPKYMGDSAPEKVKTKIVEMLYSWTVAFPNEPKINEAYETLRRQGLVARDPELPLDRTLIPSPPARPKHPVFDNEDMGKLLAELLRSKNPEDLQEANRLIKNMVKEDDVRVQKVTKRVNTLEEVNINVKLLSEMLSHYDKNTSSESDKEIIKELYERCDKLRRAAFKMATEAEDNDTSLGDILQASDDLSRVINSYKKVVEGLPINGDSEEARGGHDQSETTDTLIDLAGPDTPSPPQPAPPPPPMGSIPLADHLSDPSIPALPPPPKLSSLGGSPSHPLLETTPSKALSLLDNELLSLGLSDDPPHSLSSQSKPQLNEASNQWSSLQAPPLDVLGSAALPHAEPAMTSLQNLQDLAMMGFADNKSHLTLGSSFGMPAVAPPPMPVQSSHSSASLLKGMMPASPALTQTMTSAPGSPLFRSLSPSHPPLIMGSPARAAEISLSNVHVPLEAIRPSKVLPVTAYDKDGVRVLLNFASDSPPGRPDVLVMVVSMLNTAPLPVYGVVLQAAVPKSMKVKLQPPSGTELAPFNPILPPASITQVMLLANPTKEKVRLRYKLAFTLGDRLCNEVGEVDQFPPPEAWGHL